The sequence CGACGTGCTGGATGCCGTCGGCTTGGCGGAAATCCGGAACGTGACTTTCACGAGTGGAGGGGAATGATGGCATGGTGAAGCGACGAGTTCGATTGAAACGGAGCGGCGGCATGTCGATGTGGCCTCACGCGATGTTCGGTGGAGGCTTGATCGGGCTGGTGGCTTGGGCGCAAGCGATGTCGTTCGTCGCGGAGACAATGCCGGTGCTGCCCCAAGAGTATGCCCTGACCGTGCGTTTGCCTTGTGCTTGTTGTCCCGGGCATGAGGAGCCGGATGTTGAGTTCGATATCAGGGTCGAGGAGGATGGCTCCATCTGCGTCGCGGATGAACCCGTCGAGCGGGAGGGATCCGAGTTGCTCGATACCTTGCGGGGGATCGGAGAGACCTTCGAACGGCCTGCGTGCTTGGTAATGATGTCTGACAGTGTCAGCTACCAGCGGATGATCGATGTTCTCGATGCGCTCAAGGCGGCGGGGATCACGGATGTAGCCCTGATTTCGCTGGATGCTGCGGAAGTGGTTTCCCGCAGGCGGTTTGAGCCGCCGGTGGCGCTGCTGCCGATGGCTCCATTCCCGAGGTGAAAGGCTTGGCATCGGGGGCGGGGCGTCGTTCCATGATCCCATGCGCGGAGACATCGAACGGATTCTGATCGACGAGGAGATCATCGAGAAACGGCTCGATGTGATGGCGGCGGAGATCGAGCGGGATTTTCCGCAGGGGAACCTGCTGGTGATCATCCTGCTGAAGGGCGCGCTGGTGTTCGCGGCGGATCTGCTGCGGCGGGTGCCGCGCCAGCTTGAGCTTGAGTGCCTCAATGTCTCCAGCTACCACGGGGGCACGGAGAGTTCCGGCGTGGTGAACTTCCTAGACCGTTCGTTTCCGGAGGTCAGGGGGCGGCACGTGTTGCTGCTGGATGACATCCTGGACACGGGCCGCACGCTTCATGCGGTGGCGGAACGTCTTAGGACTGAAGGTGCGGAGGCGGTTCACACCTGTGTGCTGCTGGCGAAGGAGCGCCCGCGTGAAGAGGAGGTGAACGCCGATTACACGGGCTTCGTGATCGGGGACGAGTTCGTGGTCGGCTACGGGCTGGATTACCAGGGACGCTACCGGAACCTCCCGTTCGTGGGGGTCCTCACGCTTGACGCTATCGAGCGGGGTGGTGCGTGATTGGGTTATTGAGTGGGTGAAACTGGTGGTGATGGTTGCTGGTGAGGAAGTTGGCTGTATTCCAAAAAGATTGGGTCATTCGCCGATTTGCGCTGGGTTTTTTGGCGGATATTTCCCGTGCTTATTGGGTTTTAGGGCTGTGTCCGAAAATGTGCATTCAACTTTTTTGTTGCATGAATCCGGAGGTTTCTGTTAGGCGACGTATTGATCGTTTGTCTCTGATTTTTGCATAATCCGGATCGCCATTTTTCGGTCGAACAACCCAACCGGGCTCTGAGAAGTCCGGGTTCGAGTGAGGATCGCTGCTTCGGTGTTGTGGACGGAAGGGGCCCGGTCGTTGTCCGCGTCCCGGGTTTCCGGGGCGCGAGCTGCCTCGCTCAAAACCCATCAAATACCCAATGAAAGCCAGTCGCTCCCTTGCGGTGTGCTTGTGCCTTGCGTCCGCCGCTGTGACAGCGGTGCTGTGGTGGCCTTCCAGCCATCCGGACGCATCTTTCCGTTCCGCGGCGACGCGGAGCGGTAGTCGGGAACCCTCCAATGGGGTTCGTTCCAATGGAGTCATTGCCGAAGCCTCGCCGGACAGCGGCAAGGTGACACCGGCGATGGCCGAGGAGTTCGGAGCCTGGGCGCTGGCGAAGGCGCGCCAGCCGGACATGCAGCCGATCGCGGCCTTCGGTGGCTGGATCGAGCGTTGGCAGGCGGCCTCGCCTGATGAGCGAAAGGCGCTCGTGGCGGAAGGTGCCCGGCTTGCTGCGGAACGCCGCGAGGAGTTCAAGGCGCTGATCGCCACCGACCCGCGGCGCGCGCTGGAGGAAGCCGTGCCGCGTGTGGTGCGGCAGGAGTTGCCGAAGGCGATCGTGGATTCGCTGGAGACGCCGGTTTCCGCGAAGGGGGACTACAACGTTTACATGGGGACTCCGGCACCGGGCCTGGAGGCTCCGGCGGAGCCGCTGACGCTGCGGTATTTCGAGTCGGATGGCGTGAGCTACAAGGCGCGCGTGTTCGGCCAGATGGACACGGTGATGTCGAAGCCGAAGATCCCGCTGCACGGGGTGGCGGTGGACCGGGAGTTCGCGGTGGCGGAAAGCCCGCTGCGCCAGCTCGAGGTCGGCGAGATCGTGCCCGCGGGGACAACGGTGCAATCGACCTGCCCGGTGTCCGGAAAGACCACGACCGCCGTATCCAGCGGCGAGAAGGTGGACTCGGACACGCCGACGGTGGAAGTCGGCGGGGACTACATCACGTTGTGCAACGGTTCGCACGTCACGGTGCTGGACGACGCCTACCGCACGGCGGTGCAGGCGAGCGGTCCGGGCGGTGCGTCGTCGTTTGTGGCGGCGTATCCGGGTGCGTCCGCGAAATCGATCGGTGACTTTCACTGCCTCTACATCCGGGTGACCTATCCGGACCAGATGGTGGCGCCGAACACGGAGGACACCGCGTATGCGGACATGGCGAACAACGCCCGCTATTATCTGGAGAGCTCGTATGGGAAAATGACCCAGACCAGCGTGTTCACACCGGTGATCGTGATGCCGCACACCATGCGCTGGTATCTCGACAAGGACGGCGAGGTGGACGGGCTGGGGCTGGTGCACAGCGACGCGCGGGCGGAGGCGAAGAAACTCGGCTACGACTCGGCGCAGTTCACCTGCACGATCGTGCGAGTGAACGGCGGGCCGAAGCTTTCCGGCACCTCCTGGGGTGGCGGCAACAGCGTGTGGATCACCTGGAACGGCATGGATGTGCTGAACCACGAGTGCGGCCACTCGCTCGGTCGCAACCACGCGAACTTCTGGAGCACCAGCGATGGCACGGCCTACGGCAATGGCAGCAACTCGGAGTATGGCAACAGCTTCGACGTGATGGGCGGTGCCTATGGTTTCAGCGCGCACTACAACGCCTATAGCAAGCGGGCTCTCTCCTGGCTGCCGGACAGCTACGTGAACCTGCCGAAGGGCAACGGGGTTTACCGCATTTACGCCTACGACCAACCGCAGCTTGAGGAAGGGAAACGCTACGGGCTTGCCGTGGCGAAGGACAGCATCCGCGGCTACAATCTCGAGTTTCACCCCGCGCGTGGCGGCCTGCTGGCGGAGAGCGCGCTGGTGCTCTACAATGGCATGGGCAGCAACGCCGGCCACCTGCTCGACACCACGCCGGGTTCGCCGGGTGGAAAGGGCGATGGCGGCATTGCCGTGGGACGCACCTATTCGGATTTCGAGTCCGACCAGCACTTCACCGTGCTCTCGAAGAACGCGACCACGCCGGTCTCGCTCGACATCGCCTACAACCGCGGACCGTTCCCGGGCAACGTGGCCCCGACCGCGACGCTGGCCACCTCCGGCACCACGATCTCGGTGGGCGGCAGCGTGACCTTCACCGCGACGGCTTCCGATGCGAACGGCGACGCGCTGGCCTACCAGTGGGACTTCAGCGATGGCGTGGGCGGCACGAACAGCGCCAGCTTCACCCGCACCTTCAGCGCGGCGGCACAGATCACCGCGCAGCTCACGGTTTCCGATATGAAGGGCGGCACCGTCCGCCGTTCGGTGGTGGTGAATGTCGGCTCGCACGGCAAGCAAGCCATCACCGGCACGGTCACCGCCGGTGGCAGCCCGTTGGCGGGGGTGCTCATCACTGGCAATGGCAAGTACTGCTACACGGATGCGGACGGCACCTATACCCTCGCGGGCGTGGCGACCGGATCGCAGACGCTCGCGGCGAGCCTGCCGGGCTACACCTTCACGCCTTCCACCGCGAATCCCTACACGGTGGTCGCGGGCACCAATACGGTTGATTGGACGGCCGCGGCCTCGGCGTTCGTGACGCTCGCGAAGGTGGCGGATGCCACCGAGGGCGGATCGAGCGGGACCTTCCGCTTCACCCGCACGGGGGATACCTCGGCGGACATGGTGGTGCGCGTGTCGCCGGTCGGTGGCACGGCGGTGAAGACCACCGACTACACGTTTTCGCCGGATTACGTGGCGGACGGTTCCTACAAGTCCTTCACGATCCCCGCGGGATCGGCCACGCTGGATGTCACGGTGGCCGCGGTGAACGACACCGCTGCGGAAGGCCCGGAAACGATCACGCTGCAGCTGGCCTCGAACGGCAACTATATCTCGAACACCGGCAACGCGGTGGTGATGACGGTGGTGGACAACGATACCTCGCTGCCGCAGGTGGCGGTGACCGCACCGGATCCGTTTGCCACGGAGGACTCCGGCGGCACGGACACCGGCTCCTTCACATTCACCCGCACGGGCGCCACGACCTCGGCGCTGAACCTCACGGTCGCATGGAGCGGCGGAGCCACCAATGGCACCGACTACAGCACGCTGTCGACGACGGTGACGATTCCCTCGGGCCAGAGCTCGGTGAATGTTACGGTGACCCCCACCAATGACAGCGCGATCGAGGGGCCGGAGGATGTGATCGCGACGATCAGCGCGAACGCGGCCTACGTGCTCGATGCTTCGGCGACCACTTCGACGGTGACGATCACGGACGACGACACGCCGGTGGTCACGGTGACCGTGCCGGATGCGAACGCGTCGGAGAGCGGTCCGGATTCCGGGATGTTCCTGATTACCCGCACCGGCAGTACGGCCGCGGATCTGAAGGTGTACTACGGCCTTTCCGGAGGCGCGCTGCAGGGCGTGGATTACGCGCCGCTTTCCGGCGAGGTGGTCATTCCGGCCGGCTCGTCCACGGCGGCGGTGGTGGTGACGCCGTACAACGATGCCAATGGCGAGCAGTCGGAAACCGTCACGCTGGCGGTGACCACGTTCGACAATGACTACAGCGTGGGATCGCCCTTCCAGGGAACCGTGACGATCACCGACAACAACGATCCGCCGCTGGTGACGGTGCGCTCCACTTCCGCGGGCACCGAGGGCGGTTCGGATACCTCGGTGGTGTTCCGTGCGATCGGCAGTGGCACGGGCAACATCACGGTGAACTACACCGTTTCGGGCACCGCCACCGCGGGAAGCGATTACACCGCGCTTTCCGGTTCGGTGTCCGTTCCCGCGAACGGCGCGAACGAGGTGAGCGTGCCGATCGACATCATCGACGATGGCAGCGCTGAGCCCACGGAAACGGTGGTGGTGACCATCACGCCGAACACGGCCTACACCGTTTACAACGAAAGCACCGCCACGGCGCTGATCCGCGACAACGACAGCGGCGGCGAACGGGTGATGGTTTCGAACTACAACACCTCCGCGGCGGAGGGCGGCAGCACCGGGACGTTCTACTTCTCGCGGGCCGGCACCACCGGCGCGCTGACGGTGAACTACACGCTGTCCGGATCGGCGACCAACGGCACGGACTACACCAGCCTGTCCGGCAGTGTCGTGATTCCGGATGGCGAGCAGGGCGTGAACGTGGTGGTGACTCCCACCGATGACGCGACCGCGGAGGGCACGGAGACGGTGATCGCCACCGTGGCCTCCGGCACCGGTTACAGCGTCGACGTTCCGGCTTCGGCGACGATCGAGATCGCGGACAACGACACGTCGGCTGTGACGGTTGGTTTCCAGACCGCGACGATGCAGACGAGCGAGCAACCGGGCGGCCTCGGCGAATACCGGGACATTCCGGTGACGCTCTCGGCCTCTTCGGCCGGCACCATCACGGTCAACTACATTGCGTCCGGCGGAACGGCTTCCGGGGATGATGTGGACTGGTCCTTCGCCGATGCGGCGAATGGCAACGCGTTCCTGCCCACGGGCACGCTGACGTTTGCTCCCGGCGTCACCAGCCAGAATATCCGTATCCGCGTGAAGAACGACGGCGTGACGGAAGTTCCGGAAACGGCGGTCATCGAACTGCGTGCACCGAACGGTGCCTCGCTCACTACGAACCTCAACAAGATAGCCGTGCTCATCTACGACGACACGGCTCCTCCGGTCGTGCTGGAAGAACGCTGGTCCGGCAGCACTGCCTACAACACGAACACGTGGACCGCGGCTCCCTCCTACAGCGGATTCCTTTACGGATTTACGCCCGCACAGGGAGTCGGTGATAGCTACTCGCGGCGTCTGGTTGGTCAGATCGTGGCTCCGGCGACGGGCACCTACAATTTCTGGATCGCGTCGGACGATGGCAGCCGTCTCTACCTGAGCACGGATTCCACGGCGGCGAACAAGAGCCAGATCGCGTCGCTTTCCACCTACACCTCGTTCCAGAACTGGGATGCGAACACCTCGCAGAAGTCGGCGAACATCACGCTGACGGCGGGGCAGTCCTACTACATGGAGGTGCAGCACCTGGAAGGCAGCGGCGGCGACCACGTCTCGGTGGCGTGGCAGGGGCCGGGTTTCAGCCGGGTCCCGATCGCGTTCACGCTGCCGGACACCGCGCCGCCCACGGTGCGCCTCGCGCTGGCGTCCAGCACCCGCCTGGAAACCGATGGCTCGGAGCCGATGCTCTTCGCCTCGCTCGACCGGCCCGCCGGATCGACGGCGGTGACGGTGAACTACGCGGCCTCCGGCACGGCGACGAATGGCAGCGACTACTTGCTCACCTCGGGCACGCTGACGTTCAACGCGGGCGAGCAGACGAAGGCGATCCCGCTGACGTTGCTCACCGACGCGGTGAATGAAGCGCCGGAAACGATCGTGGTCACGCTGTCGAGCCCGTCGGGCGCGTCGCTGGCCACGCCGTCCTCGCACACGATCACGCTGCTCGATGCGAACGCACCGGTGGTGACGGCGGCCTCGTTCAATGCGAACGCTTCGCAACCGGCCGCGACGGTGATCGGCACGGTGACCGCGACTCCGGCCTCGGGCCGTAGCATTGCGAGCTGGTCGATCCAATCCGGCAACACGAGCAGCGTGTTCGCGATCAACTCGAGCGGCCAGATGAGCCTGGCGGCACCGGGATCGCTGACGGTTCCGGGTACGGCCTACACCCTGGTGGTCCGTGCGACGGACAACCTCGGAGCGGCGTCCGATGGCACGGTGACGGTGACCGTGCAGCCGGGCAATGGCACGTGGACGAACCTCTCCGGCGGCTCGTGGTCGACCACGGGGAACTGGAGCGGCGGCCTCGTCGCGACGGGTGTGGGCGGCACGGCGGACTTCAGTACGCTGAACATCACCGCCGATGCGACCGTGACCCTTGATGGCGCACGCACGATCGGAAACCTGGTGTTCAACGACACGACGGCGAGCCACAACTGGGTGCTAAACACCGGATCGGGCGGGCCTCTCACGCTCGATGTGACCAGCGGCACTCCGACGATCACGGTGACCAACCAGACGGCCACCCTGGGCGTGGCGCTGGCGGGCTCGGAAGGATGGGCGAAGGTGGGAGCGGGCAAGCTCACGCTCACCGGCACCAACACGGTGACCGGCGGCGTGAACCTGAACGGCTCCGGCCTGGTTACGCTCGGCGGCACCAACGCGGCGAACACCTGGACCGTGACGAACGGGCAGTACACCGCGGGCGTGCTGCTCAACAGCAACAGCACCCTCGCTTCGGGATCGACACTCAACACCTCCTCCAACACCAGTTTCCCCGTGGGACTCGGCGTGGCGAACGGGGTGACGGCGGGTGGTGGTTCGACCATCAACTTCAACGGCGCGAGCGGCCGGGCGGTGTATAACCTCGGCACCAGTTCGGTGCTGGCGGCGAACACGGTCAACACCGGCACCAACCCGTTGCAGATCGTGGTTGGAAGCGGATCGCAGATCACCGGGAACATCGATCTCGGTGGGGGGCAGTTGAACATCCGCAACGACTTCACGCCCATCACCGGAGTGACGAAGAACAACACCGGGGTGTTCACCATCTCCGGGAACATCAGCGGCACCAACGCGTCCGGCATCAACACGCCGAACACGTTCACCGGCACCTACGTGCTGAGCGGTGCCAATGACTTCACCGGCACCACCGCGGTCTCGGGTTACACGCTGTCGTTCAACTCCGTGAAGAACGTCGGCGGCGGCGCGAGCGCGCTCGGCGCCCCCACCACGGTGGCGGCGGGTACGATCGCGATCGGCAGCTCCACGACGGGTGGCACGATCGTTTACACCGGAACGGGCCACACCTCGGACCGGGTGATCAATCTCGCGGGCACCACCGGTGGGGCGATTGTCGATCAATCCGGCACCGGCCTGCTGAAGTTCAGCGGCGGCGTGACGGCCACCGGCGCGGGCGTGAAGACGCTCACGCTGCGTGGTTCGACCGCGGGGACGGGTGAGATCGGCGGCACGATCGCGGACAGCACCAGTGCGACGGCCGTGACGAAGAGCGGCACCGGCGCATGGACGCTTTCCGGGGCGAACACCTACACGGGTGCGACCACCGTTTCGGCGGGCACCTTGTTCGTGACGGGCAGCGTGGCGGGCAGCACCTCGGTAGCCAGCGGGGCAACCCTCGGTGGCACGGGCACACTGAACGGCGCGGTTTCGGTGGCTTCCGGTGGTACGCTTGCACCGGGTGTCGGAACCACGGGCACGCTGACCGTGAACAACACGCTGTCGCTCGCGGGCGGCACCCTGATGGAAGTCTCGAAATCGGGCGCGACGCTGGCCAACGACAAAGTGACGGGCGTGAGCACGCTCACCTGCGGCGGCACGCTGACGGTGACGAACGTGGGGCCGGACGCGCTGGCGGCGGGCAACACGTTCCAGCTCTTCAGCGCCACCACGTATTCGGGAACGTTCACCACGGTGACGCTGCCGACCTTGACCGGTGGCCTGCTGTGGAACACCTCGAAGCTGTATGTCACCGGCACGATCTCGGTGAACACACCGCCGACCTTCACCAGCGATCCGATCAATGGTGGCAGCGTCGCGCAATCGGACGCCTACACCGGCACGCTCGCCACGGTGGCGAACGATCCGGACGCGGGCGACACGCTGACATTCACGAAAGTCAGCGGTCCGGGCTGGCTCAGCGTGGCGTCGAACGGCGCGCTCAGCGGCACGCCCGCGAGCGGGGACGTGGGCTCCAACGCCTTCTCGGTGAAGGTCTCGGACGCGCTCGGAACCTATGCGACGGCGACGTTGAACATCACGGTGACTTCGCTGCTGCCGGGCTACACCGCGGCGGACATTGGAACCACCGGCATCACCGGTAGCAGCAGTTACTCCGGCGGCGTCCACACCATCTCGGGTGGCGGCGCGGACATCTGGGGCACGGCGGATGCCTTCCAGTTCGCCTACCAGTCCTACACCGGGGACTTCGACATCCGCGCGCGGGTGGCCTCGCAGACCGCGACACACACGTCGTGCAAGGCGGGGGTGATGATCCGTGACAGCCTCGCGGCGAATGCGGTCAACGCGATGATGGAGATCACGCCGTCCAACGACGCGATCTTCCAATACCGCTCGTCGACCGGGGGCAGCAGTTCGTCGGTGCATGGACCGGCCACGAACACGGCACCGAACAACTGGGTGCGCCTGGTGCGAATCGGCTCGTCGTTCACGGCCTTCTATTCCACGGATGGCACGGCCTGGACGCCGGTTGGAACGACGACGTTGACGATGGGCAGCACGGTTTACACCGGGCTGGCGGTGAGCAGCCATGTGAGTGGCACGCTCAGCACCGCGACCTTCGACAACTACGCGACGACGGCGGTGGATCTGCCGAGCCCGTGGGTGACCGCGGACATCGGGACGACGGGCCTGACCGGCAGCGCGTTCCGGTTGAACGGCGTGTTCCAGAACACCGGCGCGGGTGTGACCGGCGGCACGGCGGACGGGCTGCGCTTCACCTATCAAGCGCTCACCGCGGACGGCGACATCACGGTGCGGATGCCGGCGTTCACGAACAGCGGCAGTTCCTCGCGCCTCGGCGTGATGATCCGCGATACGCTGTCCGCGAACTCGCCGCACATGTTCCTGGGAACGGATGCCTCGGGCGCGTTCACGTGGAGCTACCGGACGACCTCCGGCGGATCGACCACGACGGCGAACAGCGGCACGGCGACGGCCCCGAACGTGTGGGTGCGGTTGTCGCGGAGCGGCAGCACCATCACCGCGCATTCGAGCACGGATGGCAGCACGTGGACCAATGTCGGCTCGGTGAGCATCACCATGTCCACCAATTGCTACATCGGCCTCGCCACCGGTAGCGGCACGACCACCACGTTGACGACGTCCTCGTTCGACAACGTGACGGTGAATCCGTGATCCGGTGATCGTTTGAATTCCAGCGCCCCTTCCTTCACTGGGAGGGGCGCTTTTTGGTGGAGGCTCAATGACCGCTGGCCAGCAATTGGAGCTGGAGGATGATGCCCGGTATGAGAAAGGCCGTGGCGAAGAGAACGGGCAATAGCAGGATGAATGAGAGAGCCGCGGAGAAGGGATGAGGGACGCGTATGCGGCGGGCGGTGAGGAAGAGCGCGACGAGACAGAGGAGGAGTGCGGCGACCGTCGGAATCCACAGATCCGGATCGGGACGGAGCGGCACGATGTGGTGCTGAAGGAAGGACCACCAGCCGGTGAGCAGCCGCACGATCACTTCCATGGCGGTGCTATTCATGGGCACGGGCCTCGCGAAGGATTTGGTCGGTCTTCTCCACGGGAAGAATCTGGGTCTCGCCCGACTCCCGGAGCACGAGAAGTTGATTGCCCTTTTCGTCGGAGATCGCGGCGATCACGAGCGGCCGATTGGACGATTCGCCTGGTTCCTGGCCCGGCAGCAGAAGCACGAACGAATCGGTCGGACCACTCCGGGATCGAGTGGCCTGGAGGATCGAGGCCGGGAGCTTTTGCTCCCGCACGAGGTCCTTCAGGGTTTCCGGGTAGCGATTGTGTTCCTCCGCATACTCCACGAGCGGAAACCAGAGCTGGCGGGCGTTGAAGCTGGCCCTCGAGGCCTCGGAGGCTCTGCTGCGATCGACGATCATGGGGGCACTGCGAAGCCAGGCGAGCTGGTGGGCCACTCCGCTGAGGCTGATCGCCGCCGCCGCTCCGAGCAGGAGGAGGGTGGTGGCGATCACGGTGTGAACGGGCTTCCAGTGGCTTTCGATGCCACGGGCTCGACGGAACCAGTTCGTCAACCGGTGTCCGAGCAGGATCGCGACCAAGAGGCAGCCGATGGACAGCAAGGGTGTGCTGCCATGCGGTGCGATTTCGGAAAGGAGCTTCATCGCGTGGA comes from Luteolibacter sp. LG18 and encodes:
- a CDS encoding biopolymer transporter ExbD, which translates into the protein MVKRRVRLKRSGGMSMWPHAMFGGGLIGLVAWAQAMSFVAETMPVLPQEYALTVRLPCACCPGHEEPDVEFDIRVEEDGSICVADEPVEREGSELLDTLRGIGETFERPACLVMMSDSVSYQRMIDVLDALKAAGITDVALISLDAAEVVSRRRFEPPVALLPMAPFPR
- the hpt gene encoding hypoxanthine phosphoribosyltransferase, giving the protein MRGDIERILIDEEIIEKRLDVMAAEIERDFPQGNLLVIILLKGALVFAADLLRRVPRQLELECLNVSSYHGGTESSGVVNFLDRSFPEVRGRHVLLLDDILDTGRTLHAVAERLRTEGAEAVHTCVLLAKERPREEEVNADYTGFVIGDEFVVGYGLDYQGRYRNLPFVGVLTLDAIERGGA
- a CDS encoding Calx-beta domain-containing protein; translated protein: MAEEFGAWALAKARQPDMQPIAAFGGWIERWQAASPDERKALVAEGARLAAERREEFKALIATDPRRALEEAVPRVVRQELPKAIVDSLETPVSAKGDYNVYMGTPAPGLEAPAEPLTLRYFESDGVSYKARVFGQMDTVMSKPKIPLHGVAVDREFAVAESPLRQLEVGEIVPAGTTVQSTCPVSGKTTTAVSSGEKVDSDTPTVEVGGDYITLCNGSHVTVLDDAYRTAVQASGPGGASSFVAAYPGASAKSIGDFHCLYIRVTYPDQMVAPNTEDTAYADMANNARYYLESSYGKMTQTSVFTPVIVMPHTMRWYLDKDGEVDGLGLVHSDARAEAKKLGYDSAQFTCTIVRVNGGPKLSGTSWGGGNSVWITWNGMDVLNHECGHSLGRNHANFWSTSDGTAYGNGSNSEYGNSFDVMGGAYGFSAHYNAYSKRALSWLPDSYVNLPKGNGVYRIYAYDQPQLEEGKRYGLAVAKDSIRGYNLEFHPARGGLLAESALVLYNGMGSNAGHLLDTTPGSPGGKGDGGIAVGRTYSDFESDQHFTVLSKNATTPVSLDIAYNRGPFPGNVAPTATLATSGTTISVGGSVTFTATASDANGDALAYQWDFSDGVGGTNSASFTRTFSAAAQITAQLTVSDMKGGTVRRSVVVNVGSHGKQAITGTVTAGGSPLAGVLITGNGKYCYTDADGTYTLAGVATGSQTLAASLPGYTFTPSTANPYTVVAGTNTVDWTAAASAFVTLAKVADATEGGSSGTFRFTRTGDTSADMVVRVSPVGGTAVKTTDYTFSPDYVADGSYKSFTIPAGSATLDVTVAAVNDTAAEGPETITLQLASNGNYISNTGNAVVMTVVDNDTSLPQVAVTAPDPFATEDSGGTDTGSFTFTRTGATTSALNLTVAWSGGATNGTDYSTLSTTVTIPSGQSSVNVTVTPTNDSAIEGPEDVIATISANAAYVLDASATTSTVTITDDDTPVVTVTVPDANASESGPDSGMFLITRTGSTAADLKVYYGLSGGALQGVDYAPLSGEVVIPAGSSTAAVVVTPYNDANGEQSETVTLAVTTFDNDYSVGSPFQGTVTITDNNDPPLVTVRSTSAGTEGGSDTSVVFRAIGSGTGNITVNYTVSGTATAGSDYTALSGSVSVPANGANEVSVPIDIIDDGSAEPTETVVVTITPNTAYTVYNESTATALIRDNDSGGERVMVSNYNTSAAEGGSTGTFYFSRAGTTGALTVNYTLSGSATNGTDYTSLSGSVVIPDGEQGVNVVVTPTDDATAEGTETVIATVASGTGYSVDVPASATIEIADNDTSAVTVGFQTATMQTSEQPGGLGEYRDIPVTLSASSAGTITVNYIASGGTASGDDVDWSFADAANGNAFLPTGTLTFAPGVTSQNIRIRVKNDGVTEVPETAVIELRAPNGASLTTNLNKIAVLIYDDTAPPVVLEERWSGSTAYNTNTWTAAPSYSGFLYGFTPAQGVGDSYSRRLVGQIVAPATGTYNFWIASDDGSRLYLSTDSTAANKSQIASLSTYTSFQNWDANTSQKSANITLTAGQSYYMEVQHLEGSGGDHVSVAWQGPGFSRVPIAFTLPDTAPPTVRLALASSTRLETDGSEPMLFASLDRPAGSTAVTVNYAASGTATNGSDYLLTSGTLTFNAGEQTKAIPLTLLTDAVNEAPETIVVTLSSPSGASLATPSSHTITLLDANAPVVTAASFNANASQPAATVIGTVTATPASGRSIASWSIQSGNTSSVFAINSSGQMSLAAPGSLTVPGTAYTLVVRATDNLGAASDGTVTVTVQPGNGTWTNLSGGSWSTTGNWSGGLVATGVGGTADFSTLNITADATVTLDGARTIGNLVFNDTTASHNWVLNTGSGGPLTLDVTSGTPTITVTNQTATLGVALAGSEGWAKVGAGKLTLTGTNTVTGGVNLNGSGLVTLGGTNAANTWTVTNGQYTAGVLLNSNSTLASGSTLNTSSNTSFPVGLGVANGVTAGGGSTINFNGASGRAVYNLGTSSVLAANTVNTGTNPLQIVVGSGSQITGNIDLGGGQLNIRNDFTPITGVTKNNTGVFTISGNISGTNASGINTPNTFTGTYVLSGANDFTGTTAVSGYTLSFNSVKNVGGGASALGAPTTVAAGTIAIGSSTTGGTIVYTGTGHTSDRVINLAGTTGGAIVDQSGTGLLKFSGGVTATGAGVKTLTLRGSTAGTGEIGGTIADSTSATAVTKSGTGAWTLSGANTYTGATTVSAGTLFVTGSVAGSTSVASGATLGGTGTLNGAVSVASGGTLAPGVGTTGTLTVNNTLSLAGGTLMEVSKSGATLANDKVTGVSTLTCGGTLTVTNVGPDALAAGNTFQLFSATTYSGTFTTVTLPTLTGGLLWNTSKLYVTGTISVNTPPTFTSDPINGGSVAQSDAYTGTLATVANDPDAGDTLTFTKVSGPGWLSVASNGALSGTPASGDVGSNAFSVKVSDALGTYATATLNITVTSLLPGYTAADIGTTGITGSSSYSGGVHTISGGGADIWGTADAFQFAYQSYTGDFDIRARVASQTATHTSCKAGVMIRDSLAANAVNAMMEITPSNDAIFQYRSSTGGSSSSVHGPATNTAPNNWVRLVRIGSSFTAFYSTDGTAWTPVGTTTLTMGSTVYTGLAVSSHVSGTLSTATFDNYATTAVDLPSPWVTADIGTTGLTGSAFRLNGVFQNTGAGVTGGTADGLRFTYQALTADGDITVRMPAFTNSGSSSRLGVMIRDTLSANSPHMFLGTDASGAFTWSYRTTSGGSTTTANSGTATAPNVWVRLSRSGSTITAHSSTDGSTWTNVGSVSITMSTNCYIGLATGSGTTTTLTTSSFDNVTVNP